A region of Sparus aurata chromosome 8, fSpaAur1.1, whole genome shotgun sequence DNA encodes the following proteins:
- the map2k1 gene encoding dual specificity mitogen-activated protein kinase kinase 1 has protein sequence MQKRRKPEPIQLNPIPDGNTINGTGATETNLEALQKKLEELELDEQQRKRLEAFLTQKQKVGELKDDDFEKICELGAGNGGVVFKVSHRPSGLIMARKLIHLEIKPAIRNQIIRELQVLHECNSPYIVGFYGAFYSDGEISICMEHMDGGSLDQSLKKAGKIPEQILGKVSIAVIKGLSYLREKHKIMHRDVKPSNILVNSRCEIKLCDFGVSGQLIDSMANSFVGTRSYMSPERLQGTHYSVQSDIWSMGLSLVEMAIGRFPIPPPDAKELEQIFGFPMEGEAAASESSPKSRPPGRPGSSYGPDSRPPMAIFELLDYIVNEPPPKLPGIFGPEFQDFVNKCLIKNPAERADLKQLIVHPFIKQSEVAQVDFAGWLCSTIGLNQPGTPTHGTAM, from the exons CAGAAGAGACGGAAGCCGGAGCCGATCCAACTCAACCCCATCCCCGATGGAAACACTATCAACGGCACCGGAGCCACAGA AACAAACTTGGAGGCGCTGCAGAAGAAACTAGAGGAGCTCGAGTTGGATGAGCAGCAGCGGAAACGCCTGGAGGCCTTTCTGACACAGAAGCAGAAGGTGGGTGAGTTGAAGGACGATGACTTCGAGAAGATCTGCGAGCTGGGCGCAGGCAACGGAGGGGTGGTCTTCAAGGTCTCCCACAGACCCTCCGGTCTGATTATGGCGAGGAAG CTGATCCACCTGGAAATCAAACCAGCCATCAGGAACCAGATCATTAGGGAGCTGCAGGTGCTACACGAGTGTAACTCGCCCTACATCGTGGGCTTCTATGGGGCTTTCTACAGCGATGGAGAAATCAGCATCTGCATGGAGCATATG GACGGCGGCTCCCTGGACCAGTCGCTGAAGAAGGCAGGCAAGATCCCAGAGCAGATCCTTGGCAAAGTCAGCATCGCT GTCATTAAGGGGCTCTCCTACCTGAGGGAGAAACACAAGATCATGCACAGAg ATGTGAAGCCCTCGAACATCCTAGTGAATTCCCGCTGTGAGATCAAGCTGTGCGACTTTGGAGTGAGCGGACAGCTCATCGACTCCATGGCTAACTCCTTTGTGGGCACTCGCTCTTACATGTCT CCAGAGCGTTTGCAGGGCACCCATTATTCTGTCCAGTCAGACATATGGAGTATGGGTCTGTCCCTGGTCGAAATGGCTATTGGACGCTTCCCCATCCCGCCGCCTGATGCTAAGGAACTGGAACAGATTTTTGGATTCCCAATGGAAGGGGAGGCAGCCGCCAGTGAGTCCTCCCCAAAGTCACGGCCTCCTGGGCGACCAGGCAGCT CATACGGACCTGACAGCAGACCACCGATGGCTATATTTGAGCTGCTTGACTACATAGTCAACGAG CCTCCACCAAAGCTCCCCGGGATATTTGGCCCCGAATTTCAAGACTTTGTGAACAAATG TTTGATAAAGAAtcctgcagagagagcagacCTGAAGCAGTTGATT gTGCATCCCTTTATCAAACAGTCTGAGGTAGCGCAGGTCGACTTTGCTGGCTGGTTGTGCAGCACCATCGGACTCAATCAGCCTGGGACACCCACCCACGGGACGGCAATGTGA